In the genome of Colwellia sp. PAMC 21821, the window AGAAACAAATCTGCTCATACTTATGACAGGTTTAGAAATGACGTTGAACGTTTTCTGCTTTGGTCCTTTATTGAAAATAAAAAACCGATCGATCAACTACGCAAATCTGATTTACTCGAATACGCTGACTTTTGTTGGCAGCCACCAGTCACTTGGATTGGCACATCCAATCAAGAACGCTTTAAATTAGCTAATGGTTATTCATCGGCTAATGAACATTGGTTTCCATATAAAATTCAAGCGCCAAAAAGTCAAAAATCGCAATACGTTGTTGATAAGAAAAAATACCGTCCATCCCAACAAACACTTTCATCTATGTTTACAGCGATTATAGTTTTTTATAACTATTTAATGGCTGAAGATTTTTGTATTGGTAACCCTGCACAAATCGCTAAGAAAGATTGCCGGCACTTTATTATCGATTCACAAGTTAAAGAAATTAAGCGTTTAACGGCTAGTCAATGGCAATATGTGTTGGATACCGCCGTTGAAATGGCAGATGAAAACCCGGTATTTGAAAGGAATTTATTCGTAATTGCCTCTTTAAAGACCCTTTTTTTAAGGATTTCTGAATTATCTGAACGGCCAAATTGGTCACCAACTATGGGACATTTTTGGCAAGATGATGATGAAAACTGGTGGTTAAAGGTCTTTGGTAAAAGCCGGAAATTACGTGATATTACAGTGCCTGTTGATTTCTTGCCCTTTTTAGAGCGATATCGAGGTTCTCGAGGCTTATTAGGCCTACCGGCAAGTAATGAAAATGCGATTTTAGTTGAAAAAGTACGTGGCCAAGGCGGTATGACATCTCGACATTTACGTCGTTTAGTACAAAATGTTTTCGATCAAGCGCATGAAAATATGCGTATATCTGAAGGTGCTAATAAAGCATTGAAGTTGAAAGAAGCAACAGCACATTGGTTAAGGCATACCGGAGCCAGTATGGAAATTGAACGTGGGCGCCCTCTTAAAGATATTTCTGAAGATCTGGGTCATGCCAGTATGGCAACTACCGATACAGTATACGTGCAAAGTGAAAACAAAAAACGTGCTGAAAGTGGTAAGCGTCGTAAAGTGGATTAAAGATTGAATTTAACGCTGTGCTTATATTATTACTTCGTAGATTAAATGACTAAACTTTAGATGTTAGTTAAAGCTAGAATAAAACAATAAAAACTATTGATAAATTATGTTAGAAAGTGCCTTGATCTATTTAGCCGCGGCAATTGTTGCAGTACCTATCGCTAAACGTTTAGGTCTCGGTTCTGTATTAGGATATTTATTAGCGGGTATTTTAATTGGGCCATTTTTATTGGGTTTAGTCGGAGATCAAACCAACGTTATGCATTTTGCTGAGTTTGGTGTGGTTATGATGTTATTTTTAGTTGGATTAGAATTACACCCTTCTCGCTTATGGAAACTTAGACATTCCATTATTGGTCTTGGTGGTTTGCAAGTTACGCTGTCAACATTAATTATATTTTCTGCTTGTTTATACCTTTTAGACTTAAGATGGCAAACATCTATGGCGATAGGTTTAATGCTAGCGCTTTCTTCTACAGCTATTGTGCTACAAACGCTCAATGAAAAAGGTTGGATAAAACAAGAAGCCGGACAAAATGCCTTTTCCGTTTTACTTTTTCAAGATATAGCAGTAATCCCAATTTTAGCATTACTCCCCCTGCTCGCTTTTGCTGACTTAACTGCTACATCTAGCGATCAAGCGCATGGTAACTTAATCGAAAATTTACCTGTTTATGGCCAAGTGTTAATCTCTATTAGTGTTATTGCTACAATAATTTTAGCTGGAAAATATATATCTACGCCAGTATTTAGATACATAGCAAACACTCAACTACGCGAATTATTTACTATTTTTGCACTATTTCTGGTTATTACTATTGCCGTATTAATGCAAAAAATAGGCTTATCGCCGGCATTGGGTACTTTCTTAGCCGGTGTTGTATTAGCAGAAAGTGACTTTAGACATGAATTAGAAGCAGATATAGAACCATTTAAGGGCTTGTTACTTGGTTTGTTTTTTATAACTGTAGGTGCTTCAATCGACTTTCAGTTATTTGGCGAACAGTTCACTAATATTATTTTATTGGTTGCGGGTTTAATTCTTATTAAAGCTTTAGTGCTCTATATATTGAGTGTTTTATTTAAACTATCAGGTAAGCAGAAGTACTTATTTACTTTAGCATTAGCACAAGGTGGAGAGTTTGCTTTCGTATTAATTACGTTAACAACTTCGCTGCAAATACTGGATAGCGTTCAAACAAAGTTCGCTACTTTAGTCGTTGCCCTATCTATGTTAATGGCGCCATTATTGTTAATTTTCTACGATAAAGTAATCGATAAAAAATCTATTGATAATAGTTATGAACCTACAGATAAAATCGAACCAACAACGCACGTCATCATCGCGGGGTATGGTCGATTCGGGCAAATAGTAGGACGCTTATTAGCGGCTCAAGGTTATAGTTTATCTATTTTGGATCATAGTCCAAGTCAAATAGAGATGTTGAAGCGATTTGGTAATAAAGTCTACTATGGTGATGCTTCAAGACAAGACTTACTTGAAGCGGCAGGAGCCGAAAACGCGAAATTACTCGTTATTGCCATAGACGATGCTGATAAAATTATTAGTTTAGCAAAACTCGCTAAAAAGCATTTTCCAAATTTAAAAATTGTAGCTCGAGCCAGAGACCGAAGTCATGCATATCAATTAATGAGTATAGGTATCACTGTATTTAAAAGAGAAACCTTTGATTCTGCTCTAAACCTAGGTATTGAAGCATTAAAGTTACTCGGTAATGACGAAGAAAAAGCACAACGTGCGGCTAAATTATTTTCTGACCATGATCATGAATCATTACAAATTCTTGCTGATTTATGGGGAGATGATCATCGTTACGGCATTGCTGTTAAACAACGAAAAGAAGATCTACGGTTAGTGTTAGCCAAAGATGAAGCTGAACTAGAAAAGCTAAATACATGCCACGGTGCTGGATGTGACGACAAAATATAATTTTAAGCACTGTTTCTATTCAAAAACAAAATAGATAATCAATGCTACTTTTGCCCTACCTGATTATCTATTCTACTATTCAATTTAATAGAATATTTTTATGATTATGTGGTTAGACGTATTACGATAATTAATTATTAGGGCAAATGACTTTTGTAATTCTGCTATCGCAAAGGTAGATTTGCTTGAATCTATTTTGCCATTGCTTTATTTCTTTAGCGTTAATGTTACCTTGCCAAATTTTTTGCACATGATAAAAGCTATCTTGCCCTTGTAAAATCAGGTGTAATATTTCAGCTTTACTGCCGTCTTTCTTTGAACAGTTTGTTTGCCACATCTCGCTGGGATATAATTTATTTGGAGATGATTGAAGTGTGAACGTTGTAAACTTTTCACAAGACTCATATCCAGGTTCGTCTATCACTTGTCGAATGTCAGCTAATTTATTTATGGGTAAAGTAACACTGATAACGTAAGCATTTTTAAAACCGTCAATTGGGTGTTGCCACATTCTAACTTTATAGTTTTCTTTATTTTCAACCGACATTTGCCAACCTGCCAAAAATCCAGAATAAGGTGTGATGAGATTTTCACCCTGGTATACCAAGGTTTTATGTTCTACCACATTTGAACAGCCAGATAAATTTATGAAAGCGAGCACATAAAAAGTCATGCTTCTCATTGTTATTTTATGCATGCTAGATTTCCACAGAGGATAAAAACTATTTAATTGTTCGCTAATATATAGTTTTTTAAATTTCTTTCATATAGTTATTGTCTAACTAGTAAATTTAAAATCTAAAGTTTTCGACAGTTTAACTAGTAAGTTTCTAACTTTAAGCATAACGTAACGAAATAACCTATAAAGATTGGAGATTACATGAGCGACGAAAATTCATATGTCCCGCCAAAAGTATGGCAATGGAATGCTGATAATGGTGGCAATTGGGCAAGTATTAATCGCCCGGTGTCCGGACCAACACATGATAAAGTTTTAACAAAAGGTAAACACCCTTTTCAGTTATATTCTCTAGCGACACCAAATGGCGTTAAAGTTACCATTATGTTTGAGGAGTTACTCGCATTAGGTATCAAGGGAGCAGAGTATGATGCCTTTTTAATTGATATCAGCAATGGCGATCAATTTGGTAGTGGTTTTGTTGAAATAAATCCTAACTCTAAAATACCAGCATTGTTAGATCAAAGTAATGAGCAATCAATTAAATTATTTGAGTCTGGCTCAATATTATTTCACTTAGCTGAAAAATTTAATACTTTTTTACCAACAGATGAAAAACGTGCTGAATGCATGTCTTGGCTTTTTTGGCAAATGGGCAGCGCACCTTATCTTGGCGGTGGATTTGGACATTTTTATGCTTATGCACCTGAAAAAATAGAATATTGTATTGATAGATTTTCAATGGAAGTGAAACGCCAACTTGATGTGCTCGATAAACACCTTGAGAGCAATGTGTATATGTGTGGTGACGAATATACTATTGCCGATATTGCTATTTGGCCGTGGTATGGCGCACTCGCTTTAAATCGTTTATATGATGCTGCAGAATTTTTAGATTTATCGACTTATAAGCATGTTATGCGTTGGGCTGAAAACATTGATAAGCGCC includes:
- a CDS encoding tyrosine-type recombinase/integrase, translating into MTLNKPVPLYPPYLDLCDFDLEDYPELDKIFSTNEAWWLEQFNWGKLFLTYIGRNKSAHTYDRFRNDVERFLLWSFIENKKPIDQLRKSDLLEYADFCWQPPVTWIGTSNQERFKLANGYSSANEHWFPYKIQAPKSQKSQYVVDKKKYRPSQQTLSSMFTAIIVFYNYLMAEDFCIGNPAQIAKKDCRHFIIDSQVKEIKRLTASQWQYVLDTAVEMADENPVFERNLFVIASLKTLFLRISELSERPNWSPTMGHFWQDDDENWWLKVFGKSRKLRDITVPVDFLPFLERYRGSRGLLGLPASNENAILVEKVRGQGGMTSRHLRRLVQNVFDQAHENMRISEGANKALKLKEATAHWLRHTGASMEIERGRPLKDISEDLGHASMATTDTVYVQSENKKRAESGKRRKVD
- a CDS encoding monovalent cation:proton antiporter-2 (CPA2) family protein; its protein translation is MLESALIYLAAAIVAVPIAKRLGLGSVLGYLLAGILIGPFLLGLVGDQTNVMHFAEFGVVMMLFLVGLELHPSRLWKLRHSIIGLGGLQVTLSTLIIFSACLYLLDLRWQTSMAIGLMLALSSTAIVLQTLNEKGWIKQEAGQNAFSVLLFQDIAVIPILALLPLLAFADLTATSSDQAHGNLIENLPVYGQVLISISVIATIILAGKYISTPVFRYIANTQLRELFTIFALFLVITIAVLMQKIGLSPALGTFLAGVVLAESDFRHELEADIEPFKGLLLGLFFITVGASIDFQLFGEQFTNIILLVAGLILIKALVLYILSVLFKLSGKQKYLFTLALAQGGEFAFVLITLTTSLQILDSVQTKFATLVVALSMLMAPLLLIFYDKVIDKKSIDNSYEPTDKIEPTTHVIIAGYGRFGQIVGRLLAAQGYSLSILDHSPSQIEMLKRFGNKVYYGDASRQDLLEAAGAENAKLLVIAIDDADKIISLAKLAKKHFPNLKIVARARDRSHAYQLMSIGITVFKRETFDSALNLGIEALKLLGNDEEKAQRAAKLFSDHDHESLQILADLWGDDHRYGIAVKQRKEDLRLVLAKDEAELEKLNTCHGAGCDDKI
- the yghU gene encoding glutathione-dependent disulfide-bond oxidoreductase, whose protein sequence is MSDENSYVPPKVWQWNADNGGNWASINRPVSGPTHDKVLTKGKHPFQLYSLATPNGVKVTIMFEELLALGIKGAEYDAFLIDISNGDQFGSGFVEINPNSKIPALLDQSNEQSIKLFESGSILFHLAEKFNTFLPTDEKRAECMSWLFWQMGSAPYLGGGFGHFYAYAPEKIEYCIDRFSMEVKRQLDVLDKHLESNVYMCGDEYTIADIAIWPWYGALALNRLYDAAEFLDLSTYKHVMRWAENIDKRPAVKRGVMVNKTWGELSTQLHERHEASDFEKRTQDKLTEE